The following coding sequences lie in one Xiphias gladius isolate SHS-SW01 ecotype Sanya breed wild chromosome 24, ASM1685928v1, whole genome shotgun sequence genomic window:
- the ncdn gene encoding neurochondrin, whose translation MADSADVTPVVSSQTPEKGEQGGGEGGGRSDTDGEDGGGLTDVQREVLERCLHALKHAKNDSHTLAALLLITRLCPASQLDKPTLRRIFEAVGLNLPARLLVTAVRGHDNTGLPPHELLSLGTALLAALSTDQDMASHPQLLTTIPLLLGILANGPTSNPQKQAAQEQNQAGEKGQSPDAKVQSAESSSPESNPANVAESAGESKTCEQKGDDGSTSKRVSTSKETSLSANLDEAMAADCYQVLTAVRALPRGPDQLLSRGAVPALCQAVEQNQTFSHERGLALLGVLLSGKTKDKAWSKHSAELLTLLVRLSKDFCQSKDQARLDMCSQLVQFLPPVGVAVESEELKGVVSRVWGVLRPMMQAKLTPRQIGPILVLCACLLDLYGWELVGPPKFCCLLVNRACVEVRMGLEEPPGNELSPELQHTLTGCYRIMEAAIEQACSPALSQTAAPPQSSISSISLQQGRQVVGVLEEAFSAIMYHLQQVDASQYGDPFIFATFRSLCSWLAEETSCLKEEVTALLPFLISYSRSHLRSESPEQGLSDWMATMSVSEERGPWTGKEPLRYLLPALCHLSAEEDPRKVLLTLDTPALLVDFLSQSWSSLKGKSGMASARDPSMETACSALLNFTVTEPERVRKDPCFRTLEALLSEALPVLVHKPCLLVLAANYCTLGLMIGRLKSAPSGSVEAGQRRFFSSALRFLCGALDSGSSPGSVKVSVSWEESWEEAAELWRLGLQALGGCVRAQPWITTLVREEGWLKHTLAMLGQCSALPDQHTQEPLEEALCAMAEQCPVCKQEIGDMMMRNDKGALNCMRNLKRSVGVK comes from the exons ATGGCTGACAGTGCCGACGTTACGCCTGTCGTGAGCAGCCAGACTCCTGAAAAAggggagcagggaggaggagaaggtggaggacGCTCAGACACGGATGGGGAAGATGGAGGAGGTTTGACTGATGTTCAGAGAGAGGTGTTGGAGAGGTGTCTTCACGCACTCAAGCATGCTAAAAATGACAGTCACACGCTGGCTGCTCTTCTGTTG ATCACTCGTTTGTGCCCAGCAAGCCAACTAGACAAACCCACCTTGAGACGCATTTTTGAGGCCGTGGGACTAAACCTCCCAGCTCGGCTTTTGGTGACAGCGGTCAGAGGGCATGACAACACTGGCTTACCCCCACATGAACTCCTTTCATTGGGTACAGCTCTGTTGGCTGCCCTGAGCACAGACCAAGACATGGCCTCCCATCCCCAGCTCCTCACCACCATCCCGCTCCTGCTGGGCATTTTAGCGAATGGTCCCACGTCAAACCCGCAGAAACAGGCTGCCCAGGAACAGAACCAAGCTGGAGAGAAGGGGCAGAGCCCAGATGCTAAAGTACAATCAGCAGAGAGTTCAAGCCCAGAAAGTAATCCTGCCAATGTGGCAGAATCAGCAGGAGAGAGCAAGACCTGCGAGCAAAAGGGCGACGATGGCAGTACATCAAAAAGAGTGTCGACATCTAAAGAAACGTCACTGTCTGCAAATCTCGATGAGGCAATGGCTGCTGACTGCTACCAGGTACTGACAGCTGTGCGTGCCTTACCTAGGGGTCCTGACCAGCTCCTGAGCAGGGGTGCTGTCCCTGCTCTGTGTCAAGCAGTGGAACAAAACCAGACTTTCAGCCATGAGAGGGGGCTTGCCTTGCTTGGTGTCCTCCTCTCAGGTAAAACCAAGGACAAAGCGTGGAGTAAACACTCTGCAGAACTCCTCACTCTGCTGGTCAGGCTCTCTAAAGACTTCTGCCAGTCTAAAGACCAGGCCAGACTGGACATGTGTTCCCAGCTGGTGCAGTTTCTCCCCCCAGTAGGAGTGGCAGTAGAGAGTGAAGAGCTGAAGGGAGTCGTGAGCCGTGTGTGGGGGGTATTGAGACCCATGATGCAGGCTAAGTTGACACCGAGGCAGATCGGGCCGATCCTGGTACTCTGTGCATGTCTGCTGGATTTGTATGGGTGGGAGCTAGTGGGACCGCCAAAGTTCTGCTGCCTACTGGTGAACCGGGCCTGTGTGGAGGTCAGAATGGGCCTGGAGGAACCTCCTGGTAACGAGCTGAGCCCAGAGCtgcagcacacactcacag GCTGTTACCGAATCATGGAGGCTGCCATAGAGCAGGCCTGCAGTCCGGCCCTGTCGCAGACCGCTGCACCTCCCCAGAGCTCCATCTCCTCAATCAGTCTGCAGCAGGGCAGGCAGGTCGTCGGGGTTCTGGAGGAGGCCTTCTCCGCTATAATGTACCACCTGCAACAG GTCGATGCGAGTCAATATGGTGACCCTTTCATTTTTGCCACATTCCGCTCTCTGTGTTCATGGCTGGCCGAGGAGACTTCCTGTCTGAAGGAGGAAGTGACTGCACTGCTGCCTTTCCTGATCAGCTACTCCCGGAGCCACCTGCGGAGCGAGAGCCCCGAGCAGGGCCTCTCTGACTGGATGGCCACGATGTCTGTCTCTGAGGAGAGAGGGCCCTGGACGGGCAAAGAACCTCTGAG GTATCTCCTCCCGGCTCTGTGCCACCTGTCAGCGGAGGAAGATCCCAGGAAGGTGCTGCTCACGCTCGACACCCCGGCCCTGCTGGTGGACTTTTTGTCCCAGAGCTGGAGTTCCCTCAAGGGGAAAAGTGGGATGGCGTCGGCCAGGGATCCCAGCATGGAGACGGCCTGCTCAGCCCTCCTCAACTTCACCGTCACAGAACCAGAGAGAGTCAG gAAGGACCCATGTTTTAGAACCCTAGAGGCTCTTCTGAGTGAAGCACTTCCAGTTTTGGTGCATAAACCCTGTCTCCTGGTCCTAGCAGCAAATTACTGCACTTTGGGACTAATGATTGGCAGACTCAAATCAGCTCCTTCAG gatCAGTGGAAGCGGGCCAGAGGCGTTTCTTCTCGTCAGCTCTCCGGTTCCTCTGCGGTGCCCTGGACTCTGGCTCCAGCCCCGGTTCGGTTAAGGTGAGCGTCAGCTGGGAGGAGAGCTGGGAGGAGGCTGCGGAGCTCTGGAGATTGGGCTTGCAGGCTTTGGGAGGCTGCGTCCGCGCTCAGCCCTGGATCACCACCCTGGTCAGAGAGGAAGGTTGGCTCAAGCACACACTCGCCATGCTGGGTCAGTGTAGCGCACTTCCTGACCAGCACACGCAGGAGCCGCTAGAGGAAGCTCTGTGTGCCATGGCGGAGCAGTGCCCGGTCTGTAAGCAGGAGATTGGAGACATGATGATGAGAAATGATAAAGGAGCTTTGAACTGTATGAGGAACCTGAAGAGGTCAGTGGGAGTGAAGTGA